Proteins encoded in a region of the Borrelia hermsii DAH genome:
- the bdr gene encoding Bdr family repetitive protein has product MGHAQPVITQQMVIAELTKAGINRDIAADLSYRYYRNELTYKDIEYLENNFNLKLEMLERSLKSEIISVKTELNNRIDIKFNELDNKIDTVENNLNVKIDTKFNELDNKIDTVENNLNVKIDTKFNELDNKIDTKFNELDNKIDINKMEYKSTSRLHNWMFGTIITLNIGIILALISMLSK; this is encoded by the coding sequence ATGGGACACGCGCAACCAGTAATTACTCAACAAATGGTTATAGCAGAACTTACTAAAGCTGGAATAAACAGAGACATTGCTGCTGATCTTTCTTATAGATATTATCGTAATGAGCTTACTTACAAAGATATTGAGTATTTAGAGAACAATTTTAACTTAAAACTCGAAATGTTAGAACGTAGCCTAAAATCTGAGATTATATCCGTTAAAACTGAACTTAATAACAGAATAGATATTAAATTTAATGAACTCGATAATAAAATAGATACTGTTGAGAATAATCTAAATGTAAAGATTGATACTAAATTTAATGAACTCGATAATAAAATAGATACTGTTGAGAATAATCTAAATGTAAAGATTGATACTAAATTTAATGAACTTGATAATAAAATAGATACTAAATTTAATGAACTTGATAACAAAATAGACATTAATAAAATGGAATATAAAAGTACATCAAGATTACATAATTGGATGTTTGGAACTATTATTACGCTTAATATAGGAATAATCTTAGCATTAATATCAATGTTAAGTAAGTAA